In Silene latifolia isolate original U9 population chromosome X, ASM4854445v1, whole genome shotgun sequence, the following proteins share a genomic window:
- the LOC141618616 gene encoding uncharacterized protein LOC141618616, which yields MGDFNVVRALGEREGPNPPAIQDIMAFNACLAKCYLDDMHSMRSDFTWSNKQGSETRTWARLDRVLVNPAWLTQFPASYALSLPPGPSDHSPLVVSLAPDSPIKRRFSFLNAWQSHPNYQGLINTAWNIPCYGTPMYQLFYKLRSVKHSLQELHKESFTNITERVQDLRRQLEDSQKELQADLFSPTLIEREKLLSSQYVKLCKTEVDILF from the coding sequence ATGGGGGACTTCAATGTTGTTAGAGCTCTGGGTGAAAGAGAGGGCCCTAACCCTCCTGCTATTCAGGATATAATGGCTTTTAATGCCTGTTTGGCCAAGTGCTATTTAGATGACATGCATAGCATGAGGTCTGATTTTACTTGGTCTAATAAGCAGGGGTCTGAAACTCGAACTTGGGCAAGGTTAGATAGGGTCTTGGTAAACCCAGCTTGGCTTACTCAGTTCCCTGCTTCTTATGCCTTAAGTTTGCCTCCAGGTCCTTCTGATCATTCTCCTTTGGTGGTTTCTCTTGCTCCAGATAGTCCTATAAAGAGAAGATTTAGTTTTCTGAATGCTTGGCAATCTCATCCTAACTATCAGGGGCTTATCAATACAGCTTGGAACATTCCTTGTTATGGGACTCCTATGTATCAATTATTTTATAAACTAAGAAGTGTGAAGCACTCTCTGCAGGAGCTGCATAAGGAGAGCTTTACTAATATTACTGAACGTGTCCAGGATCTTAGGAGGCAATTGGAGGATAGTCAAAAAGAGCTACAAGCTGATTTATTCTCTCCTACTTTGATTGAGAGGGAGAAATTGCTTTCAAGTCAGTATGTCAAGCTCTGTAAGACTGAAGTGGATATTCTCTTTTAG